A region of Ochotona princeps isolate mOchPri1 chromosome 2, mOchPri1.hap1, whole genome shotgun sequence DNA encodes the following proteins:
- the RPL22 gene encoding large ribosomal subunit protein eL22 — MAPVKKLVAKGGKKKKQLLKFTLDCTHPVEDGIMDAANFEQFLQERIKVNGKAGSLGGGVVSLERSKSKITVTSEVPFSKRYLKYLTKKYLKKNNLRDWLRVVANTKESYELRYFQINQDEEEEEEED; from the exons ATGGCGCCCGTG aaAAAACTTGTAGCGAAGGGGGgcaaaaaaaagaagcaacttcTGAAGTTCACGCTGGACTGCACCCacccagtggaggatggcatcaTGGACGCTGCCAACTTT GAGCAGTTTCTCCAGGAGAGAATCAAGGTCAACGGGAAGGCCGGGAGCCTCGGCGGCGGGGTGGTGAGCCTCGAGCGGAGCAAGAGCAAGATCACCGTGACCTCCGAGGTGCCTTTTTCCAAGAG GTACTTGAAGTATCTCaccaaaaaatatttgaagaagaaTAACCTGCGTGATTGGCTGCGCGTCGTTGCCAACACCAAGGAGAGCTACGAGCTGCGATACTTCCAGATCAATCaggatgaagaggaggaggaggaggaggattaa